One segment of Castanea sativa cultivar Marrone di Chiusa Pesio chromosome 3, ASM4071231v1 DNA contains the following:
- the LOC142628194 gene encoding putative inactive purple acid phosphatase 1 has translation MRGLNFISLAIFLVLTTLQEAWSHGDQPLSKIAIHKATVDLNHDAYVKASPSVLGLKEQTTEWVTLEFSSPKPSADDWIGVFSPANFNSSTCPQEKPTVYPPLICSAPIKYQFANYSSPKYKDTGKGYLKLQLINQRSDFSFALFSGGLSNPKLVAVSNEVAFANPNAPVYPRLAQGKQWNEMTVTWTSGYGINEAEAFVEWGPKGGDQVRSPAGTLTFDRNTMCGAPARTVGWRDPGFIHTSFLKELWPNAVYTYKLGHKLFNGTYVWSRQYQFRASPYPGQNSLQRVVIFGDMGKDEADGSNEYNNFQRGSLNTTRELIRDLKNIDLVLHIGDICYANGYISQWDQFTAQVEPISSTVPYMIASGNHERDWPGTGSFYGNMDSGGECGVLAETMFYVPAENRAKFWYSTDYGMFRFCIADTEHDWRDGTEQYKFIEHCLASVDRQKQPWLIFLAHRVLGYSSGTSYADEGSFGEPMGRESLQKLWQKYKVDIAVYGHVHNYERTCPIYQNICTNEEKHYYKGPLNGTIHVVAGGGGASLTQFTTLQTKWSLFRDYNYGFIKLTAFDHSNLLFEYKKSSDGKVYDSFKISRDYRDILACTVDSCPSMTLAS, from the exons ATGAGAGGACTAAATTTCATCTCCTTGGCAATATTTTTGGTTCTTACAACCCTTCAAGAGGCATGGTCACATGGGGATCAGCCTCTGTCGAAAATTGCGATTCATAAGGCAACAGTTGATCTTAATCACGATGCTTATGTTAAGGCTTCTCCTTCAGTCCTTGGATTAAAG GAGCAAACTACAGAATGGGTGACATTAGAGTTTAGTTCTCCAAAGCCATCAGCTGATGATTGGATAGGAGTATTTTCTCCTGCCAATTTCAA CTCTTCCACCTGCCCTCAAGAAAAACCTACGGTTTATCCTCCACTAATATGCTCTGCACCTATCAAG TATCAGTTTGCAAACTACTCCAGTCCTAAGTACAAAGACACTGGTAAAGGATATTTGAAGCTTCAGCTGATTAATCAGAGATCAGATTTCTCATTTGCACTATTTTCTGGTGGTTTATCAAAT CCTAAGCTGGTGGCAGTTTCGAATGAAGTAGCTTTTGCAAATCCAAATGCACCAGTTTACCCACGCTTAGCTCAAGGGAAACAATGGAATGAA ATGACTGTGACATGGACAAGTGGATATGGGATCAATGAAGCAGAAGCTTTTGTTGAGTGGGGTCCAAAAGGAGGCGACCAAGTGCGTTCCCCAGCTGGGACACTGACTTTCGATCGCAACACCATGTGTG GTGCACCAGCAAGGACAGTGGGATGGCGTGATCCTGGATTTATACATACTAGTTTTCTGAAGGAGTTGTGGCCCAATGCAGT ATATACTTACAAGCTGGGGCATAAATTGTTCAATGGTACATATGTTTGGAGTCGACAGTATCAGTTTAGAGCATCTCCTTATCCTGGTCAAAATTCTCTACAACGTGTAGTTATTTTTGGTGACATGGGGAAG GATGAAGCTGATGGTTCCAATGAATATAACAATTTCCAGCGTGGCTCACTTAACACTACTCGAGAGCTTATTAGAGACTTAAAGAACATAGATTTAGTTTTGCACATTGGAGATATATGTTACGCAAATGGATACATTTCACAGTGGGACCAATTTACTGCACAGGTTGAGCCAATTTCATCAACCGTGCCATACATGATTGCGAG TGGTAACCATGAACGTGATTGGCCTGGGACTGGATCCTTCTATGGGAACATGGACTCTGGGGGGGAATGTGGTGTGTTGGCTGAGACTATGTTTTATGTCCCTGCAGAAAACAGGGCCAAATTCTG GTACTCCACCGATTATGGCATGTTCCGCTTCTGCATAGCTGACACTGAACATGACTGGAGGGACGGAACCGAGCAATACAAGTTCATTGAGCATTGCTTGGCGTCAGTTGACAGGCAAAAGCAACCATGGCTAATTTTTCTTGCACATCGAGTACTTGGTTATTCATCCGGTACCAGTTATGCAGATGAAGGATCATTTGGGGAACCAATGGGGAGGGAGAGCCTACAAAAGCTCTGGCAGAAATACAAGGTGGACATCGCTGTGTATGGCCATGTGCATAATTATGAAAGGACATGCCCCATATACCAG AATATTTGCACAAATGAAGAAAAGCATTACTATAAGGGCCCCTTGAATGGAACAATTCATGTGGTTGCTGGTGGTGGAGGAGCAAGCCTTACACAATTTACAACCCTCCAAACCAAATGGAGTCTCTTTAGAGACTACAACTATGGATTCATAAAACTTACAGCATTTGACCATTCAAACCTGTTGTTTGAGTACAAGAAGAGCAGCGATGGAAAAGTTTACGACTCTTTTAAAATCTCCAGGGATTACAGGGACATCTTGGCTTGCACTGTGGATAGTTGCCCAAGTATGACCCTAGCATCTTGA
- the LOC142628193 gene encoding putative inactive purple acid phosphatase 1, with the protein MRGLNLLSLAIFLVLTTLQEAWSHGDQPLSKIAIHKATVDLNRDAYIKASPTVLGLKEQTTEWATLEYSSPKPSADDWIGVFSPSNFNASTCPEVNPRVYPPLLCSAPIKYQFANYSSPEYKDTGKGYLKLQLINQRSDFSFALFSGGLSNPKMVAVSNQVAFANPNAPVYPRLAQGKQWNEMTVTWTSGYGINEAGAFVEWGPKGGDQVHSPAGTLTFDRNSMCDAPARTVGWRDPGFIHTSFLKELWPNAVYTYKLGHKLFNGTYVWSQQYQFRASPYPGQNSLQRVVIFGDMGKDEADGSNEYNNFQRGSLNTTRELIRDLKNIDIVFHIGDICYANGYISQWDQFTAQVEPIASTVPYMIASGNHERDWPGTGSFYGNMDSGGECGVLAETMFYVPAENRAKFWYSTDYGMFHFCIADTEHDWREGTEQYKFIEHCLASVDRQKQPWLIFLAHRVLGYSSGISYAVEGSFEEPMGRESLQKLWQKYKVDIAVYGHVHNYERTCPIYQNICTNEEKHYYKGTLNGTIHVVAGGAGASLSPFTTLQTKWSFFRDYDYGFIKLTAFDHSNLLFEYKKSRDGKVYDSFRISRDYRDILACTVDSCPSMTLAS; encoded by the exons ATGAGAGGACTAAATTTGTTGTCCTTGGCAATATTTTTGGTTCTTACAACCCTTCAAGAGGCATGGTCACATGGGGATCAGCCTCTGTCAAAAATTGCGATTCATAAGGCAACAGTTGATCTTAATCGCGATGCTTATATTAAAGCTTCTCCTACAGTCCTCGGATTAAAG GAGCAAACTACAGAATGGGCGACATTGGAGTATAGTTCTCCAAAGCCATCAGCTGATGATTGGATAGGAGTATTTTCTCCTTCCAATTTCAA TGCTTCCACCTGCCCTGAAGTAAACCCTAGAGTTTATCCTCCACTACTATGTTCTGCACCTATCAAG TATCAGTTTGCAAATTACTCCAGTCCTGAGTACAAAGACACTGGTAAAGGATATTTGAAGCTTCAGCTGATTAATCAGAGATCAGATTTCTCATTTGCACTATTTTCTGGTGGCTTATCAAAT CCCAAGATGGTGGCAGTTTCAAATCAAGTAGCTTTTGCAAATCCAAATGCACCAGTTTACCCACGCTTAGCTCAAGGGAAACAATGGAATGAA ATGACTGTGACATGGACAAGTGGATATGGGATCAATGAAGCAGGAGCTTTTGTTGAGTGGGGTCCAAAAGGAGGCGATCAAGTGCATTCTCCAGCTGGGACACTGACTTTCGATCGTAACAGCATGTGTG ATGCACCGGCAAGGACAGTGGGATGGCGTGATCCTGGATTTATACATACTAGTTTTCTGAAGGAGTTGTGGCCCAATGCAGT ATATACTTACAAGCTGGGGCATAAATTGTTCAATGGTACATATGTTTGGAGTCAACAATATCAATTTAGAGCATCTCCTTATCCTGGTCAAAATTCTCTACAACGTGTAGTTATTTTCGGTGACATGGGGAAG GATGAAGCTGATGGTTCCAACGAATATAACAATTTCCAGCGTGGCTCTCTTAACACTACTCGAGAGCTTATTAGAGACTTAAAGAACATTGATATAGTTTTCCACATTGGAGATATATGTTATGCAAATGGATACATTTCACAGTGGGACCAATTTACTGCACAGGTTGAGCCAATTGCATCAACCGTGCCATACATGATTGCAAG TGGTAACCATGAGCGTGACTGGCCAGGGACTGGATCATTCTATGGGAATATGGACTCTGGGGGGGAATGTGGCGTGTTGGCAGAGACTATGTTTTATGTCCCTGCTGAGAACAGAGCCAAATTCTG GTACTCCACTGATTATGGCATGTTCCACTTCTGCATAGCTGACACTGAACATGACTGGAGGGAAGGAACCGAGCAGTACAAGTTCATTGAGCATTGCTTGGCATCAGTTGATAGGCAAAAGCAACCATGGCTAATTTTTCTTGCACATCGAGTACTTGGTTATTCATCTGGTATCAGTTATGCAGTTGAAGGATCATTCGAGGAACCAATGGGGAGGGAGAGCCTGCAAAAGCTCTGGCAGAAATACAAGGTGGACATTGCCGTGTATGGCCATGTGCACAATTATGAAAGGACATGTCCCATATACCAG AATATTTGCACCAATGAAGAGAAGCACTACTATAAGGGCACCTTGAATGGAACAATTCATGTGGTTGCTGGTGGTGCAGGAGCAAGCCTTTCACCTTTTACAACCCTCCAAACCAAATGGAGTTTCTTTAGAGACTATGACTATGGATTCATAAAACTTACAGCATTTGACCATTCAAACCTGTTGTTTGAGTACAAGAAGAGCAGGGATGGAAAGGTTTACGACTCTTTTAGAATCTCCCGGGATTACAGGGACATCTTGGCTTGCACTGTGGATAGTTGCCCAAGCATGACCCTAGCATCTTGA